A portion of the Scylla paramamosain isolate STU-SP2022 chromosome 2, ASM3559412v1, whole genome shotgun sequence genome contains these proteins:
- the LOC135108165 gene encoding uncharacterized protein LOC135108165 isoform X2, whose protein sequence is MKKDPELDEAERLMQLTLSERRKKIINGNILVAEILNLYPWIQTFDGIIKEFLRLEPQADEPDPRVAVLKGLEKYRLPIIAILKKRKAVPLYMETLLELYDHDESQCTRRRTKNRAV, encoded by the exons atgaagaaagatcccgagttagatgag gcagaacgcctcatgcagttgacactctctgagagacgcaaaaaaataatcaatgggaacattcttgtagcagaaatcctgaacttgtatccatggattcagacttttgatggc ataatcaaggagttcctgagattagaaccacaagcggatgaaccagacccaagagtagcagttttgaaagggctggagaaatataggctcccaataattgccattctcaaaaaaagaaaagcagttcctctgtatatggaaaccttacttgaactctatgaccacgatgaaagtcaat